One Solibacillus sp. R5-41 DNA segment encodes these proteins:
- a CDS encoding EAL-associated domain-containing protein, with protein MGVLEMLDKLDQIETLYEPIYSADGHRIVAYEVIGQLDDSETIINIEQFTYEEDVPEDIRFEVELLFVRKTIESVKHLLDDVNLYVPCNPNLLMLDFGESYFTMLKEILAEDYLPNITLVMAEHKYEGSIEKLQHAIRYIQTYGVKIALADVGSQTQLEHVLMLEPAVLKINVEQLGYNLWGAQNHVFATIRSLAVKMGTLLLIENIETVYQLQQGWKNGARFYKGAYLQQPHKAFFARDSLKERFRKDCEQFIVTEKKHLLQKYEEMKQLEKMIGTIVEQLQPTGKDEMKLKKLANALQDCAFRIYICDNNGFQTSPNIMWENRKWHVQEEAKGRNWSWRPYFLLNIIKMTKDHKGELSAVYSDIESGELTRTYSMALANAEFLFIDITYDYLYEHNIVN; from the coding sequence ATGGGTGTTTTAGAAATGTTAGATAAGCTAGATCAAATAGAGACGTTATACGAACCAATTTATAGTGCGGATGGTCATCGTATCGTAGCATATGAAGTAATTGGCCAATTAGACGATAGTGAAACGATCATTAATATTGAACAATTTACATATGAAGAAGATGTGCCAGAGGATATTCGATTTGAAGTCGAACTATTATTCGTTCGAAAAACAATTGAATCGGTAAAGCATTTATTGGACGATGTAAATTTATATGTTCCGTGTAATCCAAACTTATTAATGTTGGATTTTGGGGAAAGCTATTTTACAATGCTTAAAGAAATCTTGGCTGAGGACTATTTACCAAATATCACACTTGTTATGGCTGAGCATAAATATGAAGGTAGTATAGAGAAGTTGCAACATGCGATTCGTTATATACAAACATATGGTGTAAAAATTGCGCTTGCAGATGTAGGCTCACAAACACAATTAGAACATGTGTTAATGCTAGAACCAGCTGTACTCAAAATAAATGTCGAGCAGCTAGGTTATAATTTATGGGGTGCTCAAAATCATGTGTTTGCAACAATCCGTTCTTTAGCTGTAAAGATGGGGACGCTTCTTTTAATTGAAAATATTGAAACGGTGTATCAGCTACAGCAAGGGTGGAAAAATGGTGCGAGATTTTATAAAGGTGCTTATTTACAGCAGCCTCATAAAGCATTTTTTGCGCGAGATTCATTAAAGGAGCGTTTCCGAAAAGATTGTGAGCAATTTATCGTAACGGAGAAAAAACACCTTTTACAAAAATATGAAGAAATGAAACAGCTTGAAAAAATGATTGGGACGATTGTCGAGCAGTTACAGCCAACTGGCAAGGATGAAATGAAGTTAAAGAAACTTGCAAATGCTTTACAAGATTGCGCTTTTCGAATTTATATTTGTGATAATAACGGCTTCCAAACATCGCCCAATATTATGTGGGAAAATCGTAAGTGGCATGTACAAGAAGAGGCGAAGGGGAGAAACTGGAGCTGGCGACCGTATTTTCTTTTAAATATTATTAAAATGACGAAAGACCATAAAGGTGAATTATCAGCAGTTTATAGTGATATCGAATCAGGTGAGCTTACAAGAACGTATTCAATGGCACTTGCCAATGCAGAATTTTTATTTATCGATATTACGTATGATTATTTATATGAACATAATATTGTCAATTAG
- a CDS encoding DUF2785 domain-containing protein: MENNIMTLKNLIHGKSDNHFDIKFMLDNIGHPDSYIRDNLIYQAFCFVIHEDKIDTNMTEHILETCLDENHLYFNLNQSKKDDSVLVRSFSALVIALILYKDASQQKISKTLVTNALNKSVEYMQQEFDYRGYIDGKGWAHSVAHGSDLLSNVIAHPLCCESLHTKCLDIIRKCLITDYAYIDEEDERLLNVIDKLLKKGMSDIELKRWVERLFNYEEQDYYKNHRVAWNVKKFSTTLYLYLLKNKSYPETENWLNIKYM; this comes from the coding sequence TTGGAAAATAATATAATGACTTTAAAAAACTTAATACATGGAAAATCCGATAATCATTTTGATATCAAATTTATGTTGGATAATATAGGTCATCCAGATTCATATATTCGAGACAATTTGATTTATCAAGCATTTTGTTTCGTAATACATGAAGATAAAATTGATACAAACATGACAGAACATATATTAGAAACTTGCCTTGACGAAAATCATCTATATTTTAATTTAAATCAATCCAAGAAGGATGATAGCGTATTAGTCCGCTCTTTTTCCGCGCTCGTAATTGCGCTAATTTTATATAAAGATGCATCACAACAAAAGATTTCAAAAACATTAGTTACAAACGCTCTGAACAAAAGTGTGGAGTATATGCAACAAGAATTTGATTATAGAGGTTACATAGATGGAAAAGGTTGGGCACATAGTGTTGCTCACGGCAGTGATTTACTATCGAATGTAATTGCCCACCCATTATGCTGTGAAAGTTTACATACTAAATGCTTAGACATCATACGAAAATGCCTTATAACAGACTATGCGTACATTGACGAAGAAGATGAAAGATTACTGAATGTGATTGATAAATTATTAAAAAAAGGCATGTCAGATATTGAATTGAAAAGATGGGTTGAACGCTTATTTAATTACGAGGAACAAGATTACTATAAGAACCACAGAGTAGCTTGGAATGTAAAAAAATTCTCAACGACCCTTTATTTATACTTGTTGAAAAATAAATCATACCCAGAAACAGAAAATTGGCTGAACATTAAGTATATGTAA
- a CDS encoding MarR family winged helix-turn-helix transcriptional regulator: MKYELHNPDVIDLLSERYEILRRLAEQKWINNNNVYISNSEWSIMGRIYKKQLTISDVAKGVDFSRQATHKFIKSLEAKELVEVSSVQHSKKHKAINMTEFGKTCYEKNILYKREIEQQLIQTLGEVEVTKLKEILTLNWDIEQLKV, from the coding sequence TTGAAGTACGAATTGCATAATCCTGATGTAATTGATTTGTTGAGCGAACGTTACGAAATACTTCGACGACTCGCTGAACAAAAGTGGATTAATAATAATAATGTATATATTTCCAATTCAGAATGGTCTATTATGGGGAGAATTTATAAAAAACAACTTACTATTTCAGATGTAGCAAAAGGCGTTGATTTTTCTCGACAAGCCACTCATAAATTTATTAAAAGTTTAGAAGCAAAAGAGTTGGTAGAGGTAAGTAGTGTCCAGCATAGTAAAAAACATAAAGCCATTAACATGACTGAATTTGGTAAGACATGCTATGAAAAAAATATACTTTATAAACGTGAAATTGAACAACAACTGATTCAAACACTTGGTGAAGTAGAAGTGACAAAGCTAAAGGAAATCTTGACTTTGAATTGGGATATTGAGCAATTAAAGGTATGA
- a CDS encoding CarD family transcriptional regulator: MYNVGDVVIYSSHGLCSIKDICEQTFSDITKTYYVLEPLNDPNLTIRTPIDNEGKQLREIMKKEEAIKILHSFTSPGIEWVEQSTHRMRLHLEIIKTGDRQKQAHLLNTLLRKKIDYVALEKKFPTQEEKLILSLQELIFSEFSIVLNKSSEEIYDQVLAQIS, from the coding sequence ATGTACAATGTTGGCGATGTAGTCATTTACTCATCACACGGACTTTGTTCTATAAAAGATATTTGTGAACAAACCTTTAGCGATATTACAAAAACTTACTACGTCTTAGAACCACTAAATGATCCAAATTTAACAATTCGTACCCCTATTGACAATGAAGGTAAACAGCTAAGAGAAATTATGAAAAAAGAAGAAGCAATCAAAATTTTACATTCATTTACTTCCCCAGGTATCGAATGGGTTGAACAAAGCACTCATCGTATGAGACTTCACTTAGAAATTATCAAAACTGGTGATAGACAAAAGCAAGCCCACCTCCTAAACACACTATTACGCAAAAAGATTGATTATGTAGCGCTTGAAAAAAAGTTTCCAACTCAAGAAGAAAAGTTAATTCTTTCTTTACAGGAACTTATATTTTCTGAATTCTCCATTGTACTAAATAAATCTTCTGAAGAAATTTATGACCAAGTTTTAGCACAAATTAGCTAA
- a CDS encoding iron-sulfur cluster assembly accessory protein — protein sequence MTSEKQVIILTEAAAFQVKEMMAHNEEEHAILRVAVKGGGCSGLSYGMAFDQVVNEDDFTDEQHGIKIIVSTEDAAILQNTKIDFKQSLMGGGFTIDNPNALASCGCGTSFKAAGRESTPEVCE from the coding sequence ATGACAAGTGAAAAACAAGTTATTATTTTAACGGAAGCAGCCGCATTTCAAGTCAAAGAAATGATGGCTCACAACGAAGAAGAACACGCTATTTTACGTGTCGCAGTGAAAGGTGGCGGCTGTAGTGGTCTTTCATATGGAATGGCATTTGATCAAGTAGTGAATGAGGACGATTTTACCGATGAGCAACATGGTATCAAAATTATTGTATCCACAGAAGATGCAGCCATTTTACAAAATACGAAAATTGACTTTAAACAATCGCTCATGGGCGGCGGTTTTACCATTGATAATCCGAACGCACTAGCTTCATGCGGGTGTGGAACGAGCTTTAAAGCTGCAGGACGCGAAAGCACACCTGAAGTTTGTGAGTAA
- a CDS encoding DUF2225 domain-containing protein — protein MEISPFYEKNIDCMHCKKSFPTFKVRSKFIKVAHTETDFQPLYANENVNALFYNVFVCQHCGFSFTEDFSKYFAPGVKEQLDEQICEKWIPHSFKNERNVFDAIQAYKLAFLCATIKKEKYIITSGLALRLAWLYRSLKNTGQEMRFLKLARDHYMESFSTEDYASTQMSGVRVMYIIAELSRRLEDYENATRFFSRVIESQRTGGEGQLVAMAKEQWELLRQAREHSAH, from the coding sequence ATGGAAATCTCACCTTTTTACGAAAAAAACATAGATTGTATGCATTGCAAAAAAAGTTTCCCTACATTTAAGGTCCGTTCAAAATTCATTAAAGTGGCGCATACAGAAACAGATTTTCAACCTTTATACGCTAATGAAAACGTAAATGCTCTTTTTTATAATGTATTTGTTTGTCAGCATTGCGGTTTTTCATTTACGGAAGATTTCTCTAAATATTTTGCACCCGGCGTAAAAGAACAGTTAGATGAACAAATCTGTGAAAAGTGGATTCCCCATAGCTTTAAAAACGAACGCAATGTATTTGATGCAATCCAAGCATATAAATTAGCTTTTCTTTGCGCCACAATTAAAAAAGAAAAATATATTATCACTTCAGGTCTCGCTTTACGGTTGGCATGGCTATATCGCTCACTAAAAAATACAGGACAGGAAATGCGCTTTTTAAAACTTGCACGCGACCATTACATGGAAAGCTTTTCAACAGAAGATTACGCCAGTACGCAAATGTCTGGTGTGCGAGTTATGTATATCATCGCAGAGCTTTCTCGTCGTTTAGAAGATTATGAAAATGCCACACGCTTTTTCTCACGCGTCATCGAAAGTCAACGCACTGGTGGCGAGGGACAACTAGTAGCAATGGCAAAGGAGCAATGGGAATTATTAAGACAGGCACGCGAGCATTCCGCGCACTAA
- a CDS encoding NifU family protein: MDFFTSSHYNDFNEGSRVKMTETEQVQQVQEVLDKLRPFLLRDGGDCELVDIEDGIVKLRLLGACGSCPSSTITLKAGIERALLEEVPGIIEVEQVF, encoded by the coding sequence ATGGATTTTTTCACTTCTTCACATTATAATGATTTTAATGAAGGGAGTCGAGTGAAAATGACAGAAACAGAACAAGTCCAACAAGTACAAGAAGTTTTAGATAAATTACGTCCGTTCTTATTACGTGACGGCGGTGACTGTGAATTAGTAGATATAGAAGACGGCATCGTAAAGTTACGTTTATTAGGTGCATGCGGTAGCTGCCCAAGTTCAACGATTACTTTAAAAGCTGGTATTGAACGTGCACTTTTAGAAGAAGTACCTGGAATTATTGAAGTAGAGCAAGTTTTCTAA
- a CDS encoding YuzD family protein: MSNVKPVIEIYGTEIICASCVNAPSSKDTYEWLQAAIARKYPDQSFSIRYIDIEGAIDNDRDAEYANRIQEDEFFYPLVLINDEVVGEGYIQLKPVFSKLENLGFTPAD, from the coding sequence ATGTCTAACGTAAAACCTGTTATCGAAATTTATGGTACTGAAATCATTTGTGCTAGCTGTGTAAATGCTCCATCATCAAAGGATACATACGAATGGCTACAAGCTGCAATTGCACGTAAATACCCAGATCAGTCATTTTCAATTCGCTATATTGATATAGAAGGCGCAATTGATAATGATCGCGATGCCGAGTATGCCAATCGTATTCAAGAGGATGAATTTTTCTATCCACTTGTACTCATTAATGATGAAGTTGTGGGAGAGGGCTATATTCAATTGAAGCCTGTATTTTCTAAACTTGAAAATTTAGGATTTACTCCAGCTGATTAA
- a CDS encoding NAD(P)/FAD-dependent oxidoreductase has product MQKLVLLGGGYGNMRILLRLLPNLPADVEITLVDRTPYHSLKTEFYALASGTTTDKEIRVAFPENERLKRVYGEIIRIDREEKAVYLEDGQEIEYDQLVIGLGCVDKYHGVPGAEEFTYSIQTIAKSRTTFEKVCGLAPGSTVAIIGAGLSGIELASELRESRSDLNIKLFDRSARILRDFPEKLSHYVKSWFVKHNVEVIAESNITRVEEGKLYNHDEVIEADVIVWTAGVQPVKIVRELDVEKDKFDRPILTEHYHVIGDENVYVVGDSASSHLPPTAQLAEEQGERIVKVLRHRWNGEQLPEKLAEIKLKGFMGSLGKKQGFVHLADTTVTGRIARLMKSGLLWMYKRQNDN; this is encoded by the coding sequence ATGCAGAAACTTGTTTTATTAGGCGGCGGTTATGGCAATATGCGAATCTTACTTCGTCTGTTACCAAACTTACCAGCGGATGTGGAAATTACATTAGTAGATCGTACACCATACCATAGTTTAAAAACGGAATTTTACGCGTTAGCATCTGGAACAACAACGGATAAGGAAATTCGTGTTGCATTTCCAGAAAATGAGCGATTAAAACGAGTGTATGGAGAAATTATTCGAATTGATCGTGAAGAAAAGGCAGTTTATTTAGAAGATGGCCAAGAAATCGAATATGATCAGCTTGTGATTGGTTTGGGCTGTGTGGATAAATACCATGGTGTTCCTGGTGCAGAAGAATTCACATATAGCATTCAAACAATTGCAAAATCACGTACAACGTTTGAAAAAGTTTGTGGATTAGCTCCTGGCTCAACTGTTGCAATTATCGGTGCCGGATTATCAGGTATTGAATTAGCAAGTGAACTTCGTGAAAGTCGCTCGGATTTAAATATTAAATTATTTGACCGTTCAGCTCGTATTTTACGTGATTTCCCAGAAAAATTAAGTCATTATGTGAAATCATGGTTCGTAAAACATAACGTAGAAGTCATTGCAGAATCGAATATTACACGTGTTGAAGAAGGCAAGCTATACAATCATGATGAAGTGATCGAAGCCGATGTGATTGTTTGGACTGCCGGTGTACAGCCTGTAAAAATTGTTCGTGAATTAGATGTTGAAAAAGATAAATTTGACCGTCCTATTTTAACTGAACATTATCATGTTATTGGGGACGAAAACGTATATGTTGTAGGAGATTCAGCTTCTTCACATTTACCGCCAACAGCACAACTTGCAGAAGAACAAGGGGAGCGTATCGTAAAAGTATTACGCCACCGCTGGAATGGTGAGCAATTACCAGAAAAGTTAGCAGAAATCAAATTAAAAGGCTTTATGGGCTCACTAGGTAAAAAACAAGGATTCGTTCATTTAGCAGATACGACTGTAACAGGACGTATTGCCCGATTAATGAAATCAGGTTTGCTTTGGATGTACAAACGTCAAAACGATAATTAA